Proteins encoded within one genomic window of Panicum virgatum strain AP13 chromosome 1N, P.virgatum_v5, whole genome shotgun sequence:
- the LOC120655858 gene encoding uncharacterized protein At2g33490-like produces MKSPLRRLRGFGHNHPKERRGHQPPPAKLDELVCAGQEVEDMRNCYDGLISAAAATTNSVYEFSEALVELGGCFLAKTALNGDDDDSGRVLMMLGKVQFELQKFVDTYRSNIIHTITTPSESLLKELQTVEEMKQQCDMRREAYEAMRASYREKGRSRHSKIETYSTEQLQTSLAEYQEDAALFIFRLKSLRQGQFHSLLTQASRHHAAQLSFFRRGLKCLEALEPQVKEIAEKQHIDYQFSGLEDDVSDNGYYSSDQDDCSNDGNLSFDYEINDKDQDFLPSRGSMDLDKRDVKNSPQPVKESKQEEIKQIKGDVITPQVKPEFNTHSAPILAGNLPDPSERLWQMKPSSAKHSYKLPTPVGDNNLRSVGAHRTHHSQQFESKPHVAMNLWHSSPLIKPSGHVKMPSSTEGISTFSQSGSDYKKMKMESWSGPIPSKPGLSKPSSLNDHRSPMTRHHAMPGNPQSHSRQPSSVSPKMLPHPTKSPKISELHELPRPPANVESLRPSGLVGYSGPLVSKRQTQIPAAPARASPTASQTPSPLPLPPATLTRSYSIPSNSQRIPIITVNRLLEVRNSREGSDISSPPLTPLSLTDLSQQQAAKTSSTRIMKGTL; encoded by the exons ATGAAGTCGCCATTGCGGAGGCTGCGGGGCTTCGGCCACAACCACCCCAAGGAGCGCAGGggccaccagccgccgccggccaagctcgacgagctcgTGTGCGCCGGCCAG GAGGTGGAAGACATGAGAAACTGCTACGATGGCTTGATTTCAGCTGCAGCTGCGACAACAAATAGCGTATATG AGTTTTCAGAGGCTCTCGTGGAACTTGGAGGTTGCTTTCTCGCGAAAACTGCACTAAATGGCGATGACGACGATAGTG GTAGAGTACTGATGATGCTGGGAAAGGTCCAATTTGAATTACAAAAATTTGTCGATACTTAC CGCTCAAATATCATTCATACAATTACAACCCCGTCGGAGTCTCTTCTCAAGGAGCTACAAACTGTAGAG GAAATGAAGCAGCAGTGCGACATGAGAAG AGAGGCATATGAAGCAATGAGGGCATCCTATAGGGAAAAAGGAAGGTCAAGGCATTCCAAAATTGAAACATATTCTACAGAGCAACTGCAAACTTCTTTAGCTGAGTACCAAGAAGATGCAGCACTGTTCATATTTCGCTTAAAATCATTAAGGCAAGGGCAATTTCATAGTCTTTTAACACAGGCCTCTCGCCATCATGCTGCTCAG CTAAGCTTTTTCAGGAGAGGGTTGAAGTGTCTTGAAGCACTCGAACCTCAAGTAAAAGAAATAGCTGAGAAACAGCATATTGACTACCAGTTCAGTGGTCTTGAGGATGATGTATCTGACAATGGCTATTACAGCTCTGACCAGGATGATTGCAGTAACGATGGAAACCTTAGTTTCGACTATGAAATAAATGACAAGGATCAAGATTTTCTTCCTTCTAGAGGTTCAATGGAT TTGGATAAAAGAGATGTGAAGAATTCCCCACAGCCAGTAAAAGAAAGCAAGCAG GAGGAGATCAAACAAATCAAGGGTGATGTTATAACTCCACAAGTGAAGCCTGAGTTTAACACACATTCAGCACCAATTCTTGCTGGCAATTTACCAGATCCATCTGAGAGGCTTTGGCAAATGAAGCCATCTTCAGCCAAACATTCGTACAAACTCCCAACACCAGTTGGTGACAATAACCTCAGATCAGTAGGTGCTCAcagaacacatcattcacaaCAGTTTGAAAGTAAACCTCATGTTGCAATGAATTTGTGGCATTCATCTCCGTTGATTAAACCGAGTGGCCATGTGAAAATGCCATCAAGTACTGAGGGGATATCGACGTTCTCCCAGTCAGGTTCTGAttacaagaagatgaagatggaaTCTTGGTCTGGTCCAATTCCAAGCAAACCAGGGTTAAGCAAGCCATCTTCTCTGAATGATCACAGGTCACCCATGACACGACATCATGCCATGCCAGGAAATCCACAAAGTCATTCTCGGCAGCCATCATCTGTGTCCCCCAAGATGTTGCCACATCCAACAAAATCACCAAAGATTAGCGAGCTTCATGAGCTGCCTAGGCCTCCAGCCAATGTGGAGTCCCTAAGGCCTTCTGGTTTGGTCGGTTACTCTGGTCCTCTGGTATCAAAACGTCAGACTCAAATTCCTGCAGCACCAGCTCGGGCATCACCGACTGCATCACAAACCCCCTCGCCACTTCCACTACCGCCTGCTACCCTCACTCGCAGCTATTCCATACCCTCAAACAGCCAGAGGATACCCATCATCACTGTGAACAGATTGTTGGAGGTTAGAAATAGCAGGGAGGGCAGTGATATTTCTTCCCCTCCACTAACTCCTTTGTCGCTGACTGATTTGTCCCAGCAGCAAGCAGCAAAAACAAGTAGCACAAGGATTATGAAGG GAACCTTGTGA